The Corynebacterium minutissimum genome includes the window GGGGGAGGACCAGCGCCAGCACCTCGAGCTCACCCGCAACCTGGCGGAGCGCTTCAACAACAAGTACGGCGAGGTCTTCCGCGTTCCGGAGCCCTTCATCCCGGAAGGCTCGGCCAAGATTTATGACCTGCAGGAGCCGACCTCCAAGATGTCGAAGTCAGGCGCGAACCCGAAGGGCATTGTCAATCTTCTCGACGCCCCTAAGACCTCCGCCAAGCGCATCAAGTCCGCCGTGACCGATGACCTCGGTGTGGTGGCTTTTGACCGCGAGAAGCAGCCGGGCGTGTCCAACCTGCTGGCCATTCAGTCTGCGCTGACGGGCGAGAGCATTGATGCCCTCGTGGAGAAGTACGCCGGCCAAGGTTATGGCCACCTCAAGGTCGATACGGCCGAAGCCCTAGAGGCGTTTACCACTCCGCTTAAGGCTCGCTACGACGAGCTCATGGAAGACCGCGGCGAGCTCGAGCGCATTTTGGCCGAGGGTGCTGCGCGCGCGACGGAGATTGCTGCGCCACTCGTGGACAAGGTTTACGAGGCGGTGGGCTTCCTCCCCGCACGTCGCGGCTGAGTTGGTTAGCATATGAGGGACGTTTAATAGACAACATAAAAGGGGTGTGCCCGTGGCACCAACGACACGCACTGATGAGAAGAAGACCGATGAATACGGTATCGAGCGCGCGCATGCCGATGAACCGGGTGCGGTAGACAAGGTCCGTGAGAAGTCTGGCTTCATCGACCACATTATGAAGATGCTGGACCGCTACGGCAGCCAAGGCGGCAACCAGTTTGCCGCGGGTATTACCTACTTCTCGGTTCTGGCTATCTTCCCGATTTTCATGCTCGTTGTCGCCGGTGTGGCTACGGTGCTGGCCAACCGCCCAGACTTGATGCAGCAGCTGGAAGAGCAGATTGCCAACTCTGTTTCGGGTGATCTTGGTGATTCCATTACTGAGCTGCTGAAGACGGCCATCGATCAGCGCGGTGCCATGTACGGCATCGGTGGTCTGACCACCCTGTGGTCCGGCTTGGGCTGGATGAACAACCTGCGTATTGGCATTTCCGCCATGTGGATGCAGGATCCCAATGACGCTCCGGGCAACTTTGTGACCAAGAAGCTCAGTGACCTGCTGGGTCTTATCGGCCTGCTTCTTGCTTTGGTGGTTGCGTTCGGCGTTACCGCGGCTGGTTCTTCTGGTCTGACCCAGAAGGTCTTCGAATGGGTAGGCATTGAAGCCTTCCCCGGCATGGATGCGGTGCTTGTTGTGGCAGGTATTGTCATTGGTCTCATCGCGAACTTCCTTGTCTTCTGGTGGATGGTGGCCTTCCTGCCGCGCACCAAGGTGCCCACCAAGTCTGGTCTCATTGGCGCGCTTATCGGCGCTGTGATCTTTGAGGTCCTGAAGCAGCTATCCACCGTCATCATGTCCTCAGCGACGGGTAACCCAGCGGGCGCGGTCTTTGGACCGGTCATCGTCCTCATGGTTGTCATGTACCTGGTGTGGCGCGTTGTGCTCTATGTATCTGCTTGGACCGCCACCACCGAGGAATCCCTTGAGTTGCTCGAGCCGCCTGTCCCAGCTCAGGCAGTCATCCGCGTTCGCAACGAAATCAAGAAGGGCCCGAGCACGGGCGTGACCCTGGGCGCAGGTGCTGCCCTGGGTGCGGTTGCTGCCAGCGCTGTGGCCCTGTTCCGCCGAAAGTAGGCTCGTGCTTCCCGAAACCCCTGCACCGAATCTGTATACCCACTTCACCCTTGAGCCACAGGCGACGTCGAACGAACTAGGCGTGCAGCTCGCGGCAGCCGATACCAACCTCGAGGACATCGGCTACATCCCCGAGGACGTCGAGCGCCAGGAGATAGCGGTGGCCGCCCGCATTCTGTGCGAGCCTTCGTCCCGCGCCACCTACGATCAGGGATTGGGCAGCGGGCGCCAGCCGACGTGGCGCCAACTGGAAGAGTTCGCGGAAACCGGGCGCTGGCGCACAGAAGCTCCGAGTACAGACGCTTCGAGTACACAAGCTTCCAGCGCAGAAAGCTTTAGCCCCGAATCTCAGCCGGTTTCTATCGACCCCAGCCCGGCTCCGTCGCACGATTCCCAGCGCGCTACCCCCGGCAACCGCGTGCTCATGGCAATTCTCGATTACATCATTGCAGCCGTCGTCGTCTCAGCCGTCGTGAGCTTTGGCCTCTCTGATCCCAATGCGCACGCCGCCCTCGTGATGGGGGCATCCAGCCTGTTTACAGTGGCCTACTACCTTGTTTCCGAGGTCTACCTCGGTGCTACACCCGCAAAGCTGATCGCTGGTTACACCGTCCGTGACGTGACAACACACAAGAATCTCTCCTGGCAGCAGAGCATTAAGCGCAACTGGTGGCGCGTGGCCTCCCTGGTGCCGCTCATTGGACCACTTGTGGCTTTCGTTGGCGCGCTTTACGTGGTCACCACCATTGGCCCCAAGAACGCGCTGCGCGGCCAGCACGACATCATGGCTAACGCCGAAGTAGTGAAAAAGTAGCCACTACCACCACGAGCAAGGCGACGAGCCCCGCCACCATCCAACCGATCCAACCCTGCGAATCTTCGAACGATGAGGATGAGCGGGGCTGAGTCGTTTCTGGGGCCTCGGTAGGGGTAGGCGGAGTGGGCGTCGGAACGACTGTGGTTTCCTCAGCCGCCTGCGCTGAGAAATCCTCCAGCTGGCCTACGCCATGACCGGGGGTGACGGTGGAGGATTCGTCGAGAAGCATCTGCGCCTGCTCCCAGGCCCTAAAACCGTGATCGACGGTGGTGTCCAAGATGACGGCCTGCAGGCGGCGCCCGTCGCGATCAATGGCACCGACGAAGGTGTGCTGCGCGTCCTCGGTATATCCAGTTTTGCCGCCGATGCCATCAGGGTCATTGAGATAGAGCCCGTTGTCATTCCAGAGCTCGTAGCCGGGCATCTCGCCCCAGCCAGGAAAATCCACGTGTTCGGTATCGACGATGCGCGCAAAGGTGTCATTGGCAAAAGCCTCGCGATAGATGAGCGAGATATCCGCGGCAGATGTCGACATCCCCGCCGCATCGAGCCCTGAATAGCTCGCCGCGACGGTGGAGCGCGTGCCAATCTCGCGGGCCTTCTCATTCACCTTGCGGAGGGTGTCCTCGTCGCCACCTAGCGCGGTTGCCAGAGCATGTGCGGCATCGTTGCCTGATGCCATGAGCAGGCCCTGCAACAGTTGCTCCACCGTGTACGTACCTTCCGGCCCAATACCAACGGCGGAACCTTCAACAGAAGCGTCTTCCAGCGTGGCGGTAATGCGCTGGTCCAACGGGAGCTCCTCAATCACCACGAGCGCCAGCAGGGCTTTAATGATCGACGCCGGGCGGTAGCGCCCATTGGGATCTTTCATTGCGATGATTTCACCCGTGTCGAGGTCACTGACCATCCATGCTGAGGCCACAACGTCTTTGTTGACCTTAAAACCACGCGGCGCCGTGACCCCGCAGGCGGCGCCGTCCACCGGCGGCAGAGGAGTAGGCGTGGCCTGACCGGGGGCGAGCTCCTCAGAGGTCGTGCTCGGCTCGGCCGGGACGAGCGAGTGCGGGCAGGAATCAGTATCGGGTGCTGTGGTGCGGGTGGGCAGGGACGAAGATGTCTCGTCGGATTCCTCCGCGTACGCCGGTGGGGTGATGAGCAGCGTGAGGGTAGCGATAAGCGCGGAGACATGTTTCATAACGTGCTTAATCCTAGACCCCGCCCTAGGATGAACCCCATGCATGACGCACCTTTGATTAGCCCCGAAAACAAGGACTCTGGAGCCGAAATTTTTGCCTCCCTGCCCAAGGTCACGCTGTTCGTACCGCTGCCGGCGGACGCTTCCACCCCGGAGGAGCTGCGCGCGGCCACTCGTTCCGTGGTGCAGGCGCTTGTCGACGACCACGTGGTCTACGCCGAACTCCGCCTCCCCGCCGACTCGTTCCCCTTCTCACGCGATGAGGCCTTGGCGGCAGCCGCTGAGGGTCTTGAGGTACCGGGGATCGATGCGCGACTGGTTGTCCACGGCGATGCTAGTGAGCATGCGGCGGGCGTGGTGCTTAGCGATCTCACCAAGGCTCCTGCGCTGCGCGAGGAGTTTATTCCGTGGGACTTCGATGCCACGTCCTATGACGAGGCGGTGGCGGCCGTGCGTGCGGGTGCCACCCGCCTTGTTCACGCGACGGATCTCATTGATGATTTCAGCGCTGACCTTGATGGTGTTCGCCCAGGTAAGGCGTCGGGATGGGTACGTGATCGCCGCATTGCTCTGACTTTCGCGCCTCTTGAGGAGCTTCCGGCCGAGGAGCTCGCCGACCACCCCCTGCCGCTTTTGCAGCAGCTCGGCTTCACTTGCACCGTCGCGGGCAACAAGCTCAGTGATGTCTTCGTGGCACTCAGTGAGACCTTTGGTTACGGTCTCGAGGAGTTCTTCGACCTGACCATCAAGGCCATCGAGAATTCCTTCGCCAGCGAGGAGGACCGCCAGCGCCTCATCGAACAGGAAATCCTGCCCGCGTACGAAAAACTCGCGGACCCGGAGTTTGCTGAAGACGCTGACGTTGCAGACGATGAAGAAGACCTCTCCGCCACTGACTAGGTGCTGATTTTTAGGCGCTCATTAGAAGCGCGAGAAGCGCTTCGTCAGCATCTCCTCCAGGCCTTTCCATGACTCCGCGTGCTCGGTGTAGGGCTTGGAGGGAACGTAACCTGCGTGCTCGGTGGAACCCAGCATGTAGCCCAGGTAATCCTGGAAGCGTGGGTTCTGCAGCATGTAGGAGTTGATGGAATCATCGCCAGCCCAGTCGGCGGCATCGGCGCAGATTTCATAGCAGCGGCCCATCTGGTCGCTATCGACAGACTCGGGGCCCTTCTCAATGTCACGGACGATGCCATTGAAGGTGTACTGGTTATCGGGGTGAACGGTGACCTCGAGCTCGCCCGCGTTGGCTGCAGCAACGACTTCTTCCCAGGTGGAAACCTTTGCTAGGTCGTGGTCATCGTTTTCCATGATCCAGCGGGTAAGCACCTTGGAGGTGGGGAAGGTGAAGATTTCGCCCCACTTGCCCAGGAAGACTGGCTTGCCATCCAGGTAGGTGCGCAGGGTGTAGACCGACTTCTGGTTAGCGGTGATCTTTACCGGGTCGATACCGGCGGCAGCCCACGGGGAGCTGTCATATGGGTCAGCTGCCTCTGCGGCGGCCTTGCGATCTTCCTCAGCCTTCTTGCGAGCTTCGGCGGCAGCCTCCGTGGCCGCGGAGATGCGGGTAGCCGCGTTCGCCGTTGCATCCTCGGCAAAGTCAGAGGAGGGCACGATCTTGACTACCTTGTCGAGGTCCTCAATAACCCCGCGCCAGTTCGCATGAATGACACTGCCCAGTCCAGACCACTCGTTCAAACCTGCGTCACCGGCGTAATGATCCGCGCCGCGCGCAGGGTTGCGCAGAATAGAGTGCGAGGCAAAGAAAATGACCGTGTGCTCTGCGGCGGAGACTTCGGCGAGCGCGTGCGCAACCTCCAAGCAACGAGCTACCGAGGATACGTTCTCGTGGCTGGGGCGGCCTGCCAGGTATTTCGGCATTCCGACGAGGTCATAGACGTGCTTCTTGACCGGCACGACTCGGTCCGCAGCCTGGGAGTTAAAGACTTCCCACTTGGGGTGGTCAAGCAGGTCATGCTTCTTGTCCGACTCGAGGAAGCACAGCATGTCGGCTTCGGTATGGAACAACAAGACCGACTCATCGTCGCCAAGGAAGGCTTGCCATTCGGAACCATTCTGACGCCACTTCGGCGCCCATAGGGTATAGAAATCGCCTTCAGACAAAGAGAGCTGGATGGGGACAATCGCGCGTGTGTTCATGGGGAAACAGTCTACCCTGTGGGCCTCCAGAAGCCTTTGAAAGCCATCCCCATGTTGTTGGTGCGCAGTGGTCCAGTCTGTACCGGGCTGCCCGCTTCAACGATCTGTCCGTCGCCGGAGTACATGGCGACGTGCCCATCCCACACCACGAGGTCACCTGGCTGTAGCTCTTCGGCGCTGACTTGCCGGCCCACTGTTTGGCTTTCCGCGGTCCGGGGCAGCTCCACTCCGGCTTGCCGCCACGCCCACTGCGTCAGTCCTGAACAATCGAAGTTCCCGTTGCCCGTTCCTCCCCATCCATAGGGCGTTCCCACCTGTGATAGGGCTGCCTGTGCTGCGGCCTGTCCCTGCTCGGAACCGCCTTCGACTGCAGGTTCCCTAAGTGCATGGCGCGCCACGGTGACATCGGTGCTGTCCTGACGGCCGCGGACTGCGGGCCGTACGGCACGCTGACCGATCGGCACTAGGGGAGCGGCTGCCTGGAGTAGTTCTCCAGCAAGGCGTTTGATGCGCACCATCGCTTTGCCTATGTACTCCATGGCCAGAGCCTGCAGTGCGGAACGCGCAGCGGCCTGAGCAGCCGGGTTGGGGACAAGCAAACCTAGGGCGAGCGGAAGGCCGCGCTGCAAAAGCTCAAAACCCAGCCCTACGAGGTCCCGGATGGTTGCTGAAATCAAACTCCGCGCGGAGCCCAGTGCCGAATGCACGGTGGAGATGTCTTCGGTGGCCTGCCGGGAGACGTCGAAAAGCGCCTGCGGATCTCCATGCGCAATCTCCGCCAAGGGGCCCGCTGCAGTGAGGTCCGGTACGGTGGGCAATCCCACATTGGGTAGCTGTGCTGGCTGCATCCGGGCGATCTGGGCAATAGCTGATTCCAACATCACAGACCCCCACACGCGCTGGCGAGCGCATGATCGGCATCCTCAGCCTCACGCGCCATGCGGAAACTAGACTCCGCCACCGCAGTGGCATCGGCTCTGACCTGGGTAAGCCGAGCAGACAGGTTCTCTAAGGCTGCATCGAGTGCACTCGTAAAACCCTGTAGGACGGGGTCATTCGGCAACACAGGAGGGGGAGTAGGGGAGTCTTGAGAGGCCTCAACAAGCTCGTGCGCCAAGCGGCGCGTGTATTCGGTATCAATGGCAAAGGTATCGAAGTCAGTCATGTCCTATTAGACTGCCCAACCTGCCAATCGGTTCCCGCCCAACTCTTATAGAGTGGTGGACATGGATATCCACGTTGTAGACCACCCCCTCGCCACATCCCGTCTCACCCTTATGCGCGATGCCCGCAGCGATAACGCCGCTTTCCGCGCTGCCCTGCGTGATCTCGGCGCCATGCTTGTCTACGAGGCAGCCCGCGACCTTCCCGTTGAGCATTTCGACTGCACGACTCCCGTTGCAACTGCGGACGGCACGCGCCTGCAGGATCCGCCGATTGTCGTCCCCATCATTCGCGCTGGCCTGGGCATGGTCGACCCGGCCCTGTCGATGATTCCTGATGCCCAGGTGGGATTCATTGGCATGGCGCGTGATGAGACGACGCACCAGCCGGTCCCGTACCTTGAAGCCTTGCCGGAGGATCTCAGCGGTCGCAGTGTTTTCGTTGTCGATCCTATGCTCGCCACGGGTGGCTCCCTACTGCATTCCCTCAAGCTGTTGGCAGATCGCGGTGCCACGGATATCACCGCCATTTGTATGGTCTCCGCGCAGCCGGGCGTTGATGCCCTCGCCAACTCTGGCCTGCCGGTTCGCCTCGTGACTGCGGCTATCGACCCCGAGCTCAACGACGATGCCTACATCGTTCCAGGCTTGGGCGACGCTGGTGACCGCCTGTACGGTCCGCGCAATATCGATCTTTAAAAGTCACCCTGGGAAACCGCAGACCACTCAGTATATCTAGTGTCTGACCTGCCCGACTAACTGAACCGCATGGTCTAGTTGTAGACTCTTCCCCATAGAAAACCATGGAGGAGGAAGCAGTGATCTCAGATTATGTGAGTGAGTGGTTCACCAACCACCGCGCAGAGGTCATCGCGTGGCGCCGTCATATTCACCGTCACCCGGAAACCTCCAACAATGAGGTGGAAACCACTCGCTTCCTCGCCCGCACCCTGCGTGAGTATGGCCTGGAGCCGCAGCTTTTCCCTGAGACCGGACTCATGGTGGACATCGGCCCTGACACGGAACTTGGCCGTTTGGCATTCCGTGCGGATATCGATGCCCTTCCGGTCACCGAGGTCACCGGGCT containing:
- the trpS gene encoding tryptophan--tRNA ligase, whose product is MTDSTSASSSASRVLSGIQPTADSYHLGNYLGALKQWIDLQESYEAFYFIPDLHAITVEQNPEELRHRTIAGAAQLIALGIDPAKSTLFVQSHVPAHAELTWVLQCLTGFGEASRMTQFKDKSSKQGQDRTTVGLFTYPMLMAADILLYSPHYVPVGEDQRQHLELTRNLAERFNNKYGEVFRVPEPFIPEGSAKIYDLQEPTSKMSKSGANPKGIVNLLDAPKTSAKRIKSAVTDDLGVVAFDREKQPGVSNLLAIQSALTGESIDALVEKYAGQGYGHLKVDTAEALEAFTTPLKARYDELMEDRGELERILAEGAARATEIAAPLVDKVYEAVGFLPARRG
- a CDS encoding YhjD/YihY/BrkB family envelope integrity protein, producing MAPTTRTDEKKTDEYGIERAHADEPGAVDKVREKSGFIDHIMKMLDRYGSQGGNQFAAGITYFSVLAIFPIFMLVVAGVATVLANRPDLMQQLEEQIANSVSGDLGDSITELLKTAIDQRGAMYGIGGLTTLWSGLGWMNNLRIGISAMWMQDPNDAPGNFVTKKLSDLLGLIGLLLALVVAFGVTAAGSSGLTQKVFEWVGIEAFPGMDAVLVVAGIVIGLIANFLVFWWMVAFLPRTKVPTKSGLIGALIGAVIFEVLKQLSTVIMSSATGNPAGAVFGPVIVLMVVMYLVWRVVLYVSAWTATTEESLELLEPPVPAQAVIRVRNEIKKGPSTGVTLGAGAALGAVAASAVALFRRK
- a CDS encoding RDD family protein, whose translation is MLPETPAPNLYTHFTLEPQATSNELGVQLAAADTNLEDIGYIPEDVERQEIAVAARILCEPSSRATYDQGLGSGRQPTWRQLEEFAETGRWRTEAPSTDASSTQASSAESFSPESQPVSIDPSPAPSHDSQRATPGNRVLMAILDYIIAAVVVSAVVSFGLSDPNAHAALVMGASSLFTVAYYLVSEVYLGATPAKLIAGYTVRDVTTHKNLSWQQSIKRNWWRVASLVPLIGPLVAFVGALYVVTTIGPKNALRGQHDIMANAEVVKK
- a CDS encoding D-alanyl-D-alanine carboxypeptidase family protein produces the protein MKHVSALIATLTLLITPPAYAEESDETSSSLPTRTTAPDTDSCPHSLVPAEPSTTSEELAPGQATPTPLPPVDGAACGVTAPRGFKVNKDVVASAWMVSDLDTGEIIAMKDPNGRYRPASIIKALLALVVIEELPLDQRITATLEDASVEGSAVGIGPEGTYTVEQLLQGLLMASGNDAAHALATALGGDEDTLRKVNEKAREIGTRSTVAASYSGLDAAGMSTSAADISLIYREAFANDTFARIVDTEHVDFPGWGEMPGYELWNDNGLYLNDPDGIGGKTGYTEDAQHTFVGAIDRDGRRLQAVILDTTVDHGFRAWEQAQMLLDESSTVTPGHGVGQLEDFSAQAAEETTVVPTPTPPTPTEAPETTQPRSSSSFEDSQGWIGWMVAGLVALLVVVVATFSLLRR
- a CDS encoding adenosine deaminase, which encodes MHDAPLISPENKDSGAEIFASLPKVTLFVPLPADASTPEELRAATRSVVQALVDDHVVYAELRLPADSFPFSRDEALAAAAEGLEVPGIDARLVVHGDASEHAAGVVLSDLTKAPALREEFIPWDFDATSYDEAVAAVRAGATRLVHATDLIDDFSADLDGVRPGKASGWVRDRRIALTFAPLEELPAEELADHPLPLLQQLGFTCTVAGNKLSDVFVALSETFGYGLEEFFDLTIKAIENSFASEEDRQRLIEQEILPAYEKLADPEFAEDADVADDEEDLSATD
- a CDS encoding C40 family peptidase is translated as MLESAIAQIARMQPAQLPNVGLPTVPDLTAAGPLAEIAHGDPQALFDVSRQATEDISTVHSALGSARSLISATIRDLVGLGFELLQRGLPLALGLLVPNPAAQAAARSALQALAMEYIGKAMVRIKRLAGELLQAAAPLVPIGQRAVRPAVRGRQDSTDVTVARHALREPAVEGGSEQGQAAAQAALSQVGTPYGWGGTGNGNFDCSGLTQWAWRQAGVELPRTAESQTVGRQVSAEELQPGDLVVWDGHVAMYSGDGQIVEAGSPVQTGPLRTNNMGMAFKGFWRPTG
- the upp gene encoding uracil phosphoribosyltransferase, translated to MDIHVVDHPLATSRLTLMRDARSDNAAFRAALRDLGAMLVYEAARDLPVEHFDCTTPVATADGTRLQDPPIVVPIIRAGLGMVDPALSMIPDAQVGFIGMARDETTHQPVPYLEALPEDLSGRSVFVVDPMLATGGSLLHSLKLLADRGATDITAICMVSAQPGVDALANSGLPVRLVTAAIDPELNDDAYIVPGLGDAGDRLYGPRNIDL